The DNA segment ACTTCGTGGCCCATGGTCACCGGGTCGGTAGATACAGGCGGGCTCGGGTTCGACATGAAGTGGAACATGGGCTGGATGCATGACACGCTGGACTATATGAGAAACGATCCGGTGCATCGCAAGTTCCACCAGGACAAGCTCAGCTTCTCGATATGGTATGCGTTCACTGAGCGATTCGTACTGCCTTTGTCGCATGACGAGGTAGTGCACGGCAAGGGCTCCATATTCAATAAGATGCCCGGCGATGAGTGGCAGAAGTTTGCGAATCTGCGTCTGCTGTATGGCTATATGTTTACGCATCCGGGTAAGAAGCTGCTGTTCATGGGCAGTGAGTTCGGCCAGCCTTCGGAGTGGAACCATGACTGGCAGCTCGACTGGGGGCTGCTGGACAAAGATTATCATGCGAAGATGAAGCTGTGGACGGGCAACCTGAACTGGCTTTACAAGAGTCAGGCAGCGCTGCACCAGCGGGATTTCCATACTGAAGGATTCGAATGGATAGATTTTCACGATATGGAGCAGAGCGTGATCAGCTATCTGCGATACGCCGATGACAAGGATGACTGCCTCGCGGTGGTGTGTAATTTCACTCCGGTGCCGCGATATAATTATCGAATTGGTGTGCCGAAGGACGGGTTCTGGAAAGAGGTAATGAACAGCGACGCCAAGGAGTTCGGCGGCAGCGGACAGGGCAATATGGGAGGTGTCGAGGCCTCACCGGCTGCGTTCGGGGGCAGGTTCGATCATTCGCTTTCGATCACATTGCCGCCTTTGGGCATCGTAGCGTTCAAAAGAGGTGAGAAATGATCCCAGGTGCTGATCTGAGGTCAGACGGAAGCTGTCTGTTCACCGTATGGGCTCCTTTTGCGAAACAGATGCAGGTGCGTCTGCTCGGTGATGATGAACGTGTGCTTGATATGTACAGGATCGAGAAGGGTTACTGGCAGATCGAGGCGAACGACGTTAAGGCCGGCACACGGTATCTGTACCGGATAGACGGTGAGGAGGAAAGGCCGGACCCTGCGTCTAATTTTCAGCCCGACGGGGTGCACGAAGCGTCGGCGGTAGTGGATCATGCAGCGTTTCACTGGAGCGATCAGAACTGGCGAAATTATGATCTGGCAGATTATATAGTCTACGAGCTGCACACGGGCTGTTTTACGCCTGAGGGCACATTCGAGGCGATAATAGAGAAGATGCGGTATCTGCGAGATCTGGGCATAACAGCGATCGAGCTGATGCCGGTGGCGCAGTTTCCCGGCGAGCGGAACTGGGGCTATGACGGGGTTTTTCCTTACGCAGTGCAGAATTCGTACGGCGGGCCGGACAAGCTCAAGCGGCTGGTAGACGCTGCGCATGATCACGGCCTGGCGGTGGTGCTGGACGTTGTTTACAATCATCTTGGGCCCGAAGGCAATTATCTTCGGGATTTCGGGCCTTACTTTACGGATCGGCATGTGACGCCCTGGGGTGATGCTGTCAATCTCGATCAGGCGTACAGCGACGAGGTGCGGGACTATTTTATCGAGAATGCTTTGTACTGGCTGCATTTCTATCATATGGATGCCTTGCGACTGGATGCTCTGCATGCGATCTTCGATATGTCGGCGACGCATTTTGTGGAGGAGCTGACGAAGAGGGTGGATCGCTATGCGGAATCGGCGGACCGGAGAGTTCACTTGATCGGTGAGAGTGCGCTGAACAATGCGAGACTCTTAAGGCCCAGGAGCGAAGGGGGATATGGGCTGGATGCGCAGTGGTCCGATGATTTTCATCACAGTGTCCATGCGCTGATGACGGAGGAGGAGTTCGGATATTACCAGGATTACGGCAGGGTGGAGGATCTGGCGAAAGCGTTTGATGAAGGTTACGTCTACACGGGTCAATACTCGAAATTCCGTAAGCGCAAGTTCGGTAATCATTCCGGCGACAGGCCTGCCGAGCAATTCGTGGTGTGCACGCAGAATCACGATCAGGTGGGCAACCGCGTTCACGGAGAACGGCTGATCGATCTGACGGATTTTGAGTCGGCAAAGCTGGCTGCAGGGGTGCTGATGCTTTCGCCGTTCGTGCCGATGCTGTTCATGGGACAGGAGTATGGCGAGGAATCGCCGTTCCAGTATTTTGTCAGTCACTCGGACGAAAAGCTGGTCGAAGCGGTGCGAAAGGGGCGCAAGGAAGAATTCAGCACGTTCAAGCAGGCACAGGGTGTGCCGGACCCACAAGCGGTCGAGACGTTCGAGCGGAGCAAGCTGAATTGGGAGAAGCCTGAGCAGGGCGAGCATAAGACGATGCTCTCGCTTTACAAGAAGTTCGCGGAGATTCGCCGGACGATCCCAGCATGGGTGGACAGGAGCACCCAGAATGTGACTTCAATGAAGGACAAGCAGATTTTGATCTGGCATCGTGAAGGCGATGCCTGCGAAGGGCGGTATCTTTGTGTGATGAATTTCAGTAAACATGAGCAGAAGGTGAGGCTGTTTGAGGATGGCGAGCGATGGCGGAAGATTGTCTGTTCAGGTGAGAACGCATGGGGAGGTCCGGGCAGCGAGCTTGGTGAGATATGTGAGGGCAGAGGTGAGCTAACTTTGCCTGAGAGATGTTTTGCATTTTTTGAGATGATCTAATATAACCAGCGGCGGGAACTATGAACAGCAAGCGAATACCGGGGAC comes from the Anaerohalosphaera lusitana genome and includes:
- the treZ gene encoding malto-oligosyltrehalose trehalohydrolase, with protein sequence MIPGADLRSDGSCLFTVWAPFAKQMQVRLLGDDERVLDMYRIEKGYWQIEANDVKAGTRYLYRIDGEEERPDPASNFQPDGVHEASAVVDHAAFHWSDQNWRNYDLADYIVYELHTGCFTPEGTFEAIIEKMRYLRDLGITAIELMPVAQFPGERNWGYDGVFPYAVQNSYGGPDKLKRLVDAAHDHGLAVVLDVVYNHLGPEGNYLRDFGPYFTDRHVTPWGDAVNLDQAYSDEVRDYFIENALYWLHFYHMDALRLDALHAIFDMSATHFVEELTKRVDRYAESADRRVHLIGESALNNARLLRPRSEGGYGLDAQWSDDFHHSVHALMTEEEFGYYQDYGRVEDLAKAFDEGYVYTGQYSKFRKRKFGNHSGDRPAEQFVVCTQNHDQVGNRVHGERLIDLTDFESAKLAAGVLMLSPFVPMLFMGQEYGEESPFQYFVSHSDEKLVEAVRKGRKEEFSTFKQAQGVPDPQAVETFERSKLNWEKPEQGEHKTMLSLYKKFAEIRRTIPAWVDRSTQNVTSMKDKQILIWHREGDACEGRYLCVMNFSKHEQKVRLFEDGERWRKIVCSGENAWGGPGSELGEICEGRGELTLPERCFAFFEMI